Proteins encoded together in one Miscanthus floridulus cultivar M001 chromosome 16, ASM1932011v1, whole genome shotgun sequence window:
- the LOC136512160 gene encoding cytochrome b6-f complex iron-sulfur subunit, chloroplastic-like, with protein sequence MATSAALSTAANPTQLCRSRATLGKPVKGLGLGMGRERAQSITCQAASSIPADRVPDMEKRKLMNLLLLGAISLPTVGMVVPYGAFFVPAGSGGTGGGTYAKDKLGNDITVDEWLKTHGPNDRTLAQGLRGDPTYLVVEQDKTLATYGINAVCTHLGCVVPWNSAENKFICPCHGSQYNNQGKVVRGPAPLSLALVHADVDDGKVLFVPWVETDFRTGEDPWWKA encoded by the exons ATGGCGACCTCCGCGGCGCTCTCCACCGCCGCCAACCCCACCCAG CTCTGCCGGTCCCGCGCTACGCTGGGCAAGCCAGTGAAGGGGCTTGGCCTGGGGATGGGCCGGGAGCGCGCCCAGAGCATCACGTGCCAGGCGGCGAGCAGCATCCCCGCCGACCGCGTCCCCGACATGGAGAAGCGgaagctgatgaacctcctcctcCTGGGCGCCATCTCGCTGCCCACCGTCGGCATGGTCGTCCCCTACGGCGCCTTCTTCGTCCCCGCCGG CTCCGGCGGCACCGGCGGCGGGACCTACGCCAAGGACAAGCTGGGCAACGACATCACGGTGGATGAGTGGCTCAAGACGCACGGTCCCAACGACCGCACGCTCGCGCAGGGGCTCAGG GGTGACCCCACGTACCTGGTGGTGGAGCAGGACAAGACGCTAGCCACCTACGGGATCAACGCCGTGTGCACTCACCTCGGCTGCGTCGTGCCGTGGAATAGCGCCGAGAACAAGTTCATCTGCCCCTGCCACGGATCCCAGTACAACAACCAGGGCAAGGTGGTCCGTGGACCGGCGCCTCTG TCCCTGGCCCTGGTTCACGCCGACGTCGACGACGGCAAGGTCCTCTTCGTCCCGTGGGTGGAGACCGACTTCAGGACCGGCGAGGACCCGTGGTGGAAGGCATGA